CCGTCGCAACAGCTCCTTCCTCATCCCGGGGTCCGCCTTCGCCAGCATCTCCGTGTCGGTGTAGCCGGGGCACACGGCATTGCAGGTGATGCCGTAGGGCCCCCACTCGGCGGCGATGGCCTTGGAGTAGCCGATGAGCGCGTGCTTGGTCGCCACATAGGTGGAGGAGAGCGCGCCGCCGAACAGGCCCTGGATGGAGGAGATGTTCACGATCCTCCCGTAACCGCCCGCCTTCATCCGGGGGAGCGCCCACCGGCAGAGGTGGCGGACGCCATCCACGTTCACGCCGAACAAGGTGTCCCACTCCTCCTTGGAGACCTCGTCCACGCGGTGGAAGGGTCCGCCATAGCCGGCGTTGTTCACGATCACCCCGGGAACCCCCAGGCTCGCTTCGATCTTGCCGAGCGTCGCGTTCACCGCGGCCTCGTCCGCGACATCACAGAGGAACGACCGCACCTGGGCTCCGGTGGAGGTCAGCTTCTTCTCGACCCTGGACAGGGCCTCCTCGTCACGTCCCCACAGGGCCAGCCGGAAGCCGTTCTCCGCGAGAACCTCCGCGATCGCCGCGCCAATCCCTCGGCTGGCTCCGGTGACGAGTGCGAACGTCGCGCTCGGTTGCCGCTCCATCACAGGACTCCCTTGGGGGGAAGGAGGCGGATCTCATCGACCCGGACGTTCAAGGGCTTCCGGGCGATCTCCCAGATGCTCTGGGCCACTTCCTCCACGGACAGCATGTCGGCCGGGCTGAACTCCGGGCGCGTTCTCCAGAAGGAGGTATAGACGGCGCCCAGCGAGATGAGCGTGGCCCGGATGGAGTAGGGCTTCCCCTCCTCGTTCAAGACGCCCGTCAGGCCTCGGACCCCATGCTTGGACGCGGCATAGGCCCCGTTCATGGGCAGGGCGAGGTGATCGCTCACGGAGCCAATGTGGATGAGCCTCCCGCCTCCGTGTGCCTTCATCCGCTTGAACGCTTCACGCGCGCAGAGGAAGGTCCCCGTCAGGTTCACGTCGAGGGTCTTGCGCCAGTCGTGGAGCGACATCTCCTCGAGTGGCGTGAAGGCCCCGAAGCCAGCGCAGTTGACCAGGAGGGCGAGGGGGCCCAGCTGCTTCTCCGCCCGGTCGAACAGCGAGATCACGGAGGCCTCGTCCGTGACGTCGACCCGCATCTCGTCGGGCGTCTCCTGCCGCACGTCGTTCGAGGCGCACACGACGCGCAGGCCCTCCGCCCGCAGTCTGGCGGTGACTGCTTTTCCTATGTCGCCGGTTCCACCGACGACGATCGCATTCCGAGCGCTCATGAGCCGTGTCTCTACCTCAGGTCGCCAGTGCGGGTGTGAAGAACGGTATGGCCGTGAAGCCGCCGCAGGAGTTCTCTCCGGCGCGTCCCACCAGCGCGGGTGCTCTCGGGGTGATGCCGAGCCGCCGCCGCAGCAGGTCCAGTGGCATCTCCAACAGGGCCTCGAAGCGCTCGCCCAACAAGGACGTGGCGGCGGTCCCCCGCTCGAAGTCCTCCGTCTGGATCTCTCCCGCGTAGATGTCGCGCAGGTGCTTGTAGCGCTGCTGCTGGATCTCCGGATGGACCGCCGCCTCCGCCAGGAAGACGGCGAGCGCTACGGGGGCCATGCCGAACACGAACGACTGGACGGCGACCTCGTCCTCGTCCGACGTCTCATACGCGCCCAGCACGTGGAGGAAGTCGTGGCACTTGTTGAGCCGGTGGACGGCGTACTGCGTGGGAGTCGCGTCCGCGCCGATCCGCGTCTGGATGGGGAAGAAGTCGGGGGACAGCCGGTAGTGCTCCATGTAACGCGCATAGGCGTTTCCGAACGAGCCCACCGGCATCGTCACGAGCGCTTCGGGCGCCAGGGGAGCGGGATCCCATCGCTCGGTATAGAGCCGCTGGAAGCCAGGTATCGCGAGCAGGAGGGCATCGCTGGCGGCCTGGAGTCCGGAGGTGGACAGGACGGGGATGGCTTCCGCGAGTGTGGCCCGCCGCTTCGTCAGCTCACGTGCGAGCGCGTCGGGGGACTGTTCGGGCACTGGTGCCTCCAAGTGACGACGCCCGGGCACGACGTGTGCCCGGGCGTCTCATCCACCCAACGGTATGTCCTTCCGGGTGGGGCCTTCAAATCCCCAGTGCACCGCCCCGGTTCGTTCAACCCCTGAGCATCATCTTCCGCCCACGTACATGCCGCCGCCGCCGAGCGTGACGGGAGGCGCGGGGGCCTTCTTGGCGCCGGGAGGCGCCCCCTGGTTCTTGAACAGGTACCCCTCGAGCCCGGCCATGCCGATGGAGAACTGCGTCACCCACTTGTCCGAGGGACGGCCGGCGGGGGCGCTGATGTCGAACGGGTAGGCGAAGTGCAGGCGGAAGAGGATGGGGCCGAGGCCGACGTTGATGCCGACGGCGGCATCGAGCACGCGGCGGTTCCACAGCTCCCGGGCCGAGCCGCCCACACCACCGACATCGAAGCCCGCCACGCCCATGATGGTGTTGAGGAAGGCGATGCGGATGAGCGCGTCGAGCGGCACGCGCAGCTCCAGGGTGGAGTAGAGGTAGTGCTGGCCGAGCAGCCACTGCTCGTTGCCGAACTGCACGCCGCGCAGGGTGTCGAAGCTGGACAGGAAGTAGGAGCGGGCGAAGCGTCCGCCGAAGCTGCTGCCCGCGCCACCGCGCAGCAGGACGTGCGTGCTGCCCAGGGGGATGGGGAAGTAGCGCTCGGCGTCCAGGCGGACGTTGCCGAAGACCTCCTGGTTGAAGGGCTGCACGCCGGTGGTGAGCTCGCCGAGGAACGAGGTGCCGGCGATGGGCACGCCCGTGTAGTGGTGGCGCAGGGTGTTGTAGCCGAAGGCCACGGACGCCTCCGTCTGGAAGCGCGCGCCCCGGTTGGCCTCTTGCCACGGCGTGTAGAGGTCTCCGACGCCGTTGACCTCCGGCAGGTTGAGGATGAAGGCGGTGCCGCGGTCGAGGAAGTACGACACGCCGCCGATGCTGAGGTTGCCCTCCAGGAAGGTGAAGGTGCTCAGCGGGTAGCGTGCGATGCCGGTGGCGCCGAAGAAGCGCTCACCGGAGATGAGCGCGTAGTAGGGCAGCTGGTTGCCGGCCGCCTCGCGCAGCGTCTGGTCCACGCGGAAGCGCAGGGACTGGAAGGGACCGCCGCCCCACGTCGTGCGCTGGGACTGGTTGAGGTAGAGCAGGTAGCCGTCCGTCAGGTCGATGGAGCCATACACGGCGACCTGGAGCAGCACGGCGTGGTTGCGCAGCCGGTCCGTGGCGGAGGCGAAGGCCTGGCCCACGAAGCCGCCGCCACCCGCGCCGGCGAAGCCGAGGATGGGGCCCAGATCGATGTTCTCCCGGGCGAAGGGCCGGTAGGCCTCGGCACCCGCCAGCGAGCGCTGGGGCAGGGGCGCCGGTGCCTGGTCCTCGGCCTGGGACGGCGCGGCCGTGGCGATGGTCATCAACTGCTGGGCCTTGAGCAGCGCCGGCTTGCGCTCACCGGACAGGTGGTAGAGCAGCCACAGGTTGCCATCCGGCGCGGGGCACGGCTCGAAGAGGCCGGTGGTCACGTCCGTGCGCCGCACGACGGTGCCCCCGCCGGTGTACTCGTGCAGGTCCGAGCGGCTCTTGTCGTAGGCCACGAAGAAGAGGCGGCCGTCCGGCAGCACCGTCGGATCCGAGTGGTCGCGTGCCTCGGTGGTGAGGCGCTCCACCTTCTCGGGGCTCTCCGGCTTCACCCGGAAGAGGTTGTAGTAGCCGTGAGAGGTGGCGTCCGAGGCATAGACGATGCCGGCGGGGCCCCACGCGAGGCTGCGCTCGCCGTACACGTCATGGGTGAGCTGCTGGGGCGCCACGTCGGGGCCATCTTCCAGGGACACCACGTACAGGTCGCGCGTGCCCGCCTCGCTCAGGCCGATGAAGGCCAGCTTCTTGCCGTCCGGAGAGAAGGCCGGCGAGTACGCGGCGATCAGCCCGTGGTTGGTCAGCTTGTAGGCCACGCGCTCGCCCAGATCGAAATCCACCCGGTACGGCGTCCGCTTCAGCCCGCTGGGGTTGCTCATGTAGGAGCTGCGGCCCGAGGGCAGCGTCCCGGTCATCGTCACGGGCTCGGCCTTGTGGGTGTAGGACTGGATGTAGATGGTGTCGCGTGCGAGCGACTCGGCGACGAAGGCCACCTTGTCCGCGCTGAGGGCGAAGTTGCGCCCGAAGACGGGGTGCAGCGACTCGTAGCCCGGCACGCCGTCACCCTGCACCTTCACGTACTCGTCGGGGGCGCGCGGATCCACCAGGATGAGCTGGCTCTCGCCCGTCTCCGGGACGATGCTCCGGTAGATGAGCACGCGGCCGTCGGGCGAGCTGTTGAGCGCGGTGACGATGCCCTTGCGCTCGCGCAGCAGCTCCATCGTGGGCGTGGACTGCTCGGCCTTGAGGTAGGTGCGGTAGGCGCGCTGCTTCAGCCAGTTCTCGAACTTGGCGGACACCTGCTGCGGGTCATCCCCGGTGAGCAGCTCGATGAGCCCATCGAACTGCACGGTGGGCTGGTTGCCCGTGCCGGAGACGAGCTTGGGCGAGTTGTCCAACACCTTCTGGATGAAGCCCGCCCCGTACGTCTCCTCCAGGAACTGGCAGCGCGCCTGGCCCACCTTGTAGATCCACAGGAAGCCGTAGGGCCCGGGCGACCAGAAGTCGAGGAAGGCGTAGCCGCGCGCCAGGTCCGGGTTGATGAGCAGATCCCTCACCATCATCTCGCCCTCGGGATCCAGACCGCCCTTGGCGTAGAACTCGGCCAGACCCTCGATGAACCAGAGCGGAATCCCGTTGAGCGGATCCCCTCCCACCTTGGCCTGCTCCGCGAGGAAGC
This is a stretch of genomic DNA from Archangium violaceum. It encodes these proteins:
- a CDS encoding SDR family NAD(P)-dependent oxidoreductase; amino-acid sequence: MERQPSATFALVTGASRGIGAAIAEVLAENGFRLALWGRDEEALSRVEKKLTSTGAQVRSFLCDVADEAAVNATLGKIEASLGVPGVIVNNAGYGGPFHRVDEVSKEEWDTLFGVNVDGVRHLCRWALPRMKAGGYGRIVNISSIQGLFGGALSSTYVATKHALIGYSKAIAAEWGPYGITCNAVCPGYTDTEMLAKADPGMRKELLRRIPAGRFATPEEVARLVAFLVGPFAGYINGSALVIDGGLSSHLANDLPSF
- a CDS encoding SDR family oxidoreductase, producing the protein MSARNAIVVGGTGDIGKAVTARLRAEGLRVVCASNDVRQETPDEMRVDVTDEASVISLFDRAEKQLGPLALLVNCAGFGAFTPLEEMSLHDWRKTLDVNLTGTFLCAREAFKRMKAHGGGRLIHIGSVSDHLALPMNGAYAASKHGVRGLTGVLNEEGKPYSIRATLISLGAVYTSFWRTRPEFSPADMLSVEEVAQSIWEIARKPLNVRVDEIRLLPPKGVL
- a CDS encoding Coq4 family protein codes for the protein MPEQSPDALARELTKRRATLAEAIPVLSTSGLQAASDALLLAIPGFQRLYTERWDPAPLAPEALVTMPVGSFGNAYARYMEHYRLSPDFFPIQTRIGADATPTQYAVHRLNKCHDFLHVLGAYETSDEDEVAVQSFVFGMAPVALAVFLAEAAVHPEIQQQRYKHLRDIYAGEIQTEDFERGTAATSLLGERFEALLEMPLDLLRRRLGITPRAPALVGRAGENSCGGFTAIPFFTPALAT
- a CDS encoding PD40 domain-containing protein encodes the protein MNRRLLIVTLLAFWLPDAALAQVYVVPRRAYRSPVRTYDFEWRHLDILVGPQAEGVAPPPAHRAHTQPPGAPGGPTPTTPNQAQMRAPSGPTVDATKIPPSTQTPPGQDSEPGTGGGSMESIEPGSPTPVAKQTDGGTPDERIASGSDLYVPIALPDGGVPDGGPSYATSLGMKSGGVRFYFYESERNVAQYAAPQLEDAYRYLVDRFKFVPTQTFPYILYSSYQEFLQTNITAVSEGTLGVTSTQGKLELTLPYLGDHRLFSEISSHEMAHQFTIQKVRFLAEQAKVGGDPLNGIPLWFIEGLAEFYAKGGLDPEGEMMVRDLLINPDLARGYAFLDFWSPGPYGFLWIYKVGQARCQFLEETYGAGFIQKVLDNSPKLVSGTGNQPTVQFDGLIELLTGDDPQQVSAKFENWLKQRAYRTYLKAEQSTPTMELLRERKGIVTALNSSPDGRVLIYRSIVPETGESQLILVDPRAPDEYVKVQGDGVPGYESLHPVFGRNFALSADKVAFVAESLARDTIYIQSYTHKAEPVTMTGTLPSGRSSYMSNPSGLKRTPYRVDFDLGERVAYKLTNHGLIAAYSPAFSPDGKKLAFIGLSEAGTRDLYVVSLEDGPDVAPQQLTHDVYGERSLAWGPAGIVYASDATSHGYYNLFRVKPESPEKVERLTTEARDHSDPTVLPDGRLFFVAYDKSRSDLHEYTGGGTVVRRTDVTTGLFEPCPAPDGNLWLLYHLSGERKPALLKAQQLMTIATAAPSQAEDQAPAPLPQRSLAGAEAYRPFARENIDLGPILGFAGAGGGGFVGQAFASATDRLRNHAVLLQVAVYGSIDLTDGYLLYLNQSQRTTWGGGPFQSLRFRVDQTLREAAGNQLPYYALISGERFFGATGIARYPLSTFTFLEGNLSIGGVSYFLDRGTAFILNLPEVNGVGDLYTPWQEANRGARFQTEASVAFGYNTLRHHYTGVPIAGTSFLGELTTGVQPFNQEVFGNVRLDAERYFPIPLGSTHVLLRGGAGSSFGGRFARSYFLSSFDTLRGVQFGNEQWLLGQHYLYSTLELRVPLDALIRIAFLNTIMGVAGFDVGGVGGSARELWNRRVLDAAVGINVGLGPILFRLHFAYPFDISAPAGRPSDKWVTQFSIGMAGLEGYLFKNQGAPPGAKKAPAPPVTLGGGGMYVGGR